The region ATGGTTGACATGGTTGAATTATCCTATAACCTACCATCAGGATTGAGCTATTGGTTTTGATTGCAAGAAAGATTCAAGGaatcgaggattagggtttcaatcggaagttATATTCGGATGCATATGAATGAGTGGTTTAcaacattgttttgttttatagaatgCTCATTATTAAACTATGAACCCACTCAGTTTCGaatgaccccgttgttttaaCTATTTTCAGGTGAATAGTCTTTTTGACgtaacagacttctatccttgctTCGAAAGTATTTTTAGAAGTATGTACAAAGGAAGTGTTTATCGATTTCGCTGCAGTATAGTCCTAGATGTATATATGGTTTTGACAAACGATTTTATGTATCTTTGTGCTCTGATGTTTTGTAAACTCGAATAGTTTTACTGCGCTTTAAACCGTTTGCTTTTGATATGCGAAACATGGCAATTCTTGATGTGGCATCGcattgtaagaccctagtttctatGGATGGTTTTCAGAATGTAAATAGATGTTTGACATCATATTGTTCTAAAagtttttctgaaaacgtttgcaTGATTGGTATATGATCTTATCGCGAAAagtttatagtggttttaggcttgctacgggttttggagctatcactcccagtccctagcgccggtctcggctcgagatttcgggtcgtgacaaagaaTAACTTCCATAAGGATGATACTTGCTATTGCCGCACTGCGGAAATTAGAAATACATTAAATGGATGTGAAAACAACTTTTCTTTATGGAGATTTAGAAGAAGAAAACCTACATGGAACAACCTGAGGGTTTTTCTGCTTTAGGGCAGGAGAAGAAAGTATGTAAATTGGTGAAATCATTGTACGGTCTCAAACAAGCACCAAAACAATGGCATGAAAAATTCGATAATGTCATGCTAGCCAATGGTTTCAAAATAAATGAGTGTGATAAATGTGTATATCTTAAAGACATGGAAAATGGCTATGTCATTTCATGTCTTTACGTTGATGACATGCTCATTGTTGGTAGTGATGAAAAAAATGGTCAAATCTACTAGATATGTTAAGATCAAGATTTGACATGAAAAATTTGGGACTAGCTGATGTGATATTGGGAATCAAAATCACAAGAATATCATAAGGTCTCATATTAAGTCAATCACATTATGTTGACAAAATTCTTGAAAATTTTAACAAACATGATTCTAGCATTGCTAGTACACCGTTTGATATGAATTTACATCTAAGAAAGAATAGAGGTGGAAGTATCTCTTAGGTGGAGTACTCAAGAATAATAGGAAGTCGATGTACTTAATGAGTTATACAAGACCAGACATTGCCTATTCAGTTAATAAACTGAGTAGTTATACGAGTAATCCAGGTATTGATCATTGGAAAGCAATTACCAGAATACTAAGGTATTTACGGAACACTCGTGAATTTGGGCTGCATTATACCAAATATCCAGCAGTGCTTGAAGGATTTAGTGATGCAAATTGGATATCTGATATAAAAGACTCTAAGTGTACTAAGCAGTGTCTTGAAAATCCTAAAACAAACCGTAATTACCAGATCCACAATGTAATATGAGTTTATTGCGTTGTATAAATCTGGAGAGGAAGCCGAATTGCTCCGTCAGTTCTTAGAGGATATTCCGAGGTGGCCGAAGCCAGTGCCAGCAATATGTATACATTGCGATAGCTAATCAGCTATTGGTCGGGCataaaattttatgtataatGGTAGGCTAATAACCTAcggaccctgactttaggggtaccttacgctaaaccccctgatcaaAAAAAACTGCtgtaaaccccctaaactttacctaaTGATCAGCTAAACCCCTTTTACCCTAAAACCGCCCCAAAAAACTGCCCCAAGccctttattttctcaaaaatacctaaaatacccctaaggtcaataacaaaaaccaaaccaacctaatctaaccaaatctaaagtCATTATCTAATCAAATCAGACATAAACCATCCAAATCATACTTAAACCACCAATAAACTCAACTAAATCAAACCATCCAACCGAAAACTTCCACCCGCCGCCGCCGGTGTTTTTCAACCACCACCGTCCATTGCCgcgaaaaaaattattcaaataaaaactcatttaattttaaaaaataaataaataattatttttaatttaataaaaaaataatttttttaaaattaattttaaacccaccgtggtgggtctACTCACcggagagcagacccaccggccggtgggtctgctctgtgaagcagacccaccggcgtgggtctgcttcaaagagcagacccaccacgggtctgctctttgcagcagacccGCGGTGGATCTGCTCTTTGCaggtgggtctgctgcaaag is a window of Mercurialis annua linkage group LG2, ddMerAnnu1.2, whole genome shotgun sequence DNA encoding:
- the LOC126668791 gene encoding secreted RxLR effector protein 161-like; translation: MSYTRPDIAYSVNKLSSYTSNPGIDHWKAITRILRYLRNTREFGLHYTKYPAVLEGFSDANWISDIKDSKCTKQCLENPKTNRNYQIHNHVNEEILGFEERQTEACFLSLKDLSPNC